In Micropterus dolomieu isolate WLL.071019.BEF.003 ecotype Adirondacks linkage group LG17, ASM2129224v1, whole genome shotgun sequence, one genomic interval encodes:
- the si:ch211-149e23.4 gene encoding uncharacterized protein si:ch211-149e23.4 produces the protein MGCSGLFILGLVLNVAHCLENPGLDEEQHIDIIKNITGFLGEAVYLRCRYQGKDEIIGAQWKRQINSNVKKLAGFASNGVPYSFNDFEKPDSITNLTAKMIVSTVEAEGEYICEFETVGVYYSDIVFLTVLARPDIQILVNAETINGLHYQSVSCSAVSGRPMPQISWLVDSLPPSDYPFTVNVSKTVHSNGTSTLSSILRFPTHLLDEDSVTCVVQHPTLPTPKLTTVRVETYTRPNVTIKAEMVQRGGSEFWVVSCISSGGRPDTDIYLALNANEELQRENKTDSDIQTSSVLLPATVYEGRNVTCVFDHPKFTHKVSRVITLPSFYLSGVQMLYSELGSKSDDFKDFQEFLELQEGQSDTVISLQVTGNLPRYNVTCKKDDWHLPEGVELVGSNLTVLGPVGHQHAGLYECFLSYHHHQATLKFNITVKPQVAQLVPPTIRVALRTEDGHRVIECSAADSVPAANMSWLLPKGVSGVSWFNFTSHNGSHSVRGVLLLPACLPWELTAECVINHPAFEKPQNRSIILPLCARPNITISSCTEWKDGYEYTKVDCSVDSVAPEPNITWHVGKSDITSMSETKVLVNDFVSTRSSVHLRSSLYSGQDLTCMVEHPSLEAPEKRTIHNLVHKTHLSVSLVRQQNSPILLAVCECRGESVGANLAWVLPENTKGKTSLQSQYEGHVLKARLTYQFPLALHEGQDLTCVYHFEHGATEKRTIHIPRYYISSVRVLNHTTPLQSRYGGKPIIHRLTLQENHHNQRVLLRVESNVPEYNLTCKRSDGSYVLMDGVAMVFQSELTMLDEGLYTCQASFYHHTATVNIEVEIMNKEEQLTLVTMICIGSALAIICITVVMFWLCCNINSKTQYKKQESLSPLTALMQEPGSPEVKKPSVDGKHSEESVKMVSYSIVIDVKSTV, from the exons GTCTGGATGAAGAGCAACATATTGACATCATTAAGAACATCACAGGGTTCTTGGGAGAGGCTGTGTACCTGAGGTGCAGATATCAGGGCAAGGATGAAATCATAGGAGCCCAGTGGAAACGCCAGATTAActcaaatgttaaaaaactgGCAGGATTTGCATCTAATGGTGTGCCATATAGCTTCAATGACTTCGAAAAACCAGACTCTATCACCAACCTCACAGCTAAGATGATTGTGTCCACTGTGGAAGCAGAGGGAGAATACATCTGTGAATTTGAAACAGTTGGAGTGTATTATTCAGACATCGTATTCCTCACTGTTCTAG cTCGACCTGATATCCAGATCCTGGTGAATGCAGAGACTATAAACGGCCTTCACTATCAGTCGGTGTCATGCTCTGCTGTTAGTGGCAGGCCTATGCCTCAGATCAGCTGGTTGGTCGACAGCCTTCCTCCCTCAGATTACCCTTTTACTGTGAACGTCAGCAAAACTGTTCACTCAAATGGCACCTCCACCCTGAGCAGCATCCTCCGCTTCCCCACTCACCTGCTAGACGAGGACAGCGTGACCTGTGTGGTCCAACACCCAACCCTCCCAACCCCCAAACTCACCACAGTGAGGGTGGAGACATACA CAAGGCCAAACGTGACCATTAAAGCAGAGATGGTACAACGAGGAGGAAGTGAGTTCTGGGTGGTCTCTTGCATTTCatctggagggaggcctgaCACTGACATCTACTTGGCTTTGAACGCCAatgaagagctgcagagagagaacaaaacagACTCAGACATCCAGACAAgctctgtcctcctccctgcAACCGTGTATGAGGGGCGCAATGTCACCTGTGTGTTTGACCACCCCAAATTTACACACAAAGTGTCACGAGTCATAACACTGCCATCTTTCT ATTTGTCAGGAGTTCAGATGTTGTATTCAGAGCTGGGAAGCAAGAGTGATGACTTCAAAGACTTCCAAGAATTTTTAGAGCTGCAGGAAGGACAGAGTGACACTGTCATCAGCCTGCAGGTCACTGGGAATCTGCCACGTTACAATGTTACCTGCAAAAA AGATGATTGGCACTTGCCTGAGGGAGTGGAGCTGGTTGGCAGCAACCTCACAGTTCTGGGTCCTGTGGGGCATCAGCATGCTGGTCTTTACGAATGTTTCCTCTCCTATCACCATCATCAAGCAACGCTTAAgtttaatatcacagttaaacCTCAAGTTGCGCAGCTTG TTCCCCCCACTATACGAGTTGCTTTGAGGACTGAAGATGGACACAGGGTGATTGAGTGTTCAGCAGCTGATTCTGTTCCTGCAGCCAACATGTCCTGGCTTCTACCGAAGGGTGTGTCTGGAGTCTCTTGGTTCAATTTCACTTCTCATAATGGAAGCCATTCTGTCAGGGGAGTTTTACTCCTCCCTGCCTGCTTGCCTTGGGAGCTCACTGCAGAGTGTGTGATAAATCACCCTGCGTTTGAGAAGCCACAGAACAGAAGCATAATACTCCCTCTTTGCG CTCGACCTAACATCACCATCAGCTCCTGCACTGAGTGGAAAGACGGTTATGAGTACACAAAGGTGGACTGCTCTGTGGACAGTGTTGCCCCTGAACCAAACATAACCTGGCATGTTGGAAAGAGTGACATCACTTCTATGTCAGAGACTAAAGTCCTGGTCAATGATTTTGTATCGACACGTAGCTCTGTGCATTTGAGGTCGTCTTTGTATTCTGGTCAGGATTTGACCTGCATGGTGGAGCATCCAAGCCTGGAGGCACCAGAAAAAAGAACAATACACAATCTTGTGCACA AAACCCATCTGAGTGTGTCTCTGGTGAGACAGCAGAACTCTCCTATCTTGCTGGCAGTGTGTGAGTGCAGAGGGGAGAGCGTCGGGGCGAACCTTGCCTGGGTCCTTCCTGAAAACACCAAAGGCAAAACATCCCTCCAGTCACAGTATGAGGGCCATGTCCTGAAAGCCAGGCTAACTTATCAGTTTCCTCTGGCTCTTCATGAGGGGCAGGACCTGACCTGTGTTTATCATTTTGAACATGGAGCCACAGAGAAGAGGACCATTCATATCCCCAGATACT ATATCTCTTCTGTGAGAGTCCTAAACCACACAACTCCTCTGCAAAGCCGCTACGGTGGTAAACCCATCATACACCGACTGACTCTCCAGGAAAATCATCACAATCAGAGAGTTCTGCTCCGAGTTGAAAGCAACGTGCCAGAGTACAACCTCACTTGTAAAAG GAGTGACGGCTCATATGTTCTTATGGATGGAGTTGCGATGGTCTTCCAGTCAGAGCTCACAATGCTGGATGAAGGCCTCTACACCTGCCAGGCGTCCTTCTATCACCACACAGCCACAGTCAACATTGAAGTGGAGATCATGAACAAAGAAGAACAGCTTA cACTGGTGACCATGATCTGCATCGGTTCAGCTTTGGCCATCATCTGCATCACAGTGGTCATGTTCTGGTTGTGCTG caacATAAATAGCAAGACGCAATATAAG AAGCAGGAGTCTCTCTCACCCTTGACGGCTCTGATGCAAGAGCCCGGCTCTCCTGAGGTGAAGAAGCCATCAGTGGACGGGAAACACAGTGAGGAATCTGTTAAGATGGTCAGTTACTCCATAGTCATTGACGTCAAGAGTACAGTGTGA